GATTGGGACGTGGTTTACAGGGAAGCCAGAAGGCATTCGGTGGCGGGGATGGCAGACTACGGGCTTGAAAAGCTCGCGAAGGAGGAGCAGCCCCCGCAACTTGTCAGACAGTCCTTCCGGCAGGCCAGGCTTACGGGCATTGCCAAGGAGGCCACCCAGCATGTCACTGTGACCGAGCTGCTGAAAACATTCGATGAACAGGGCATCCGGGCACTCCCCCTCAAGGGCTTTGTGCTCAAATATGCCTATCCAAGGCCGGATATGCGGCTCATGGCCGATGTGGATATCCTGGTGGATGACGCCAATACAAAGGCGGTCGGGAAAATTTTGACCGGCAGAGGCTTTTCCTGTGAGCACGAGGGTGGAAACCACGATGTCTACTACCGTAAACCCTATATGAATCTGGAGATACACCGTAATATCCTCCCGGAAAAATACACTTTCGGGGGCTATTTTGACCATATCTTTGACCGAGTCCTTTTAAAGGAGGGGGCCCAGTGTGTTTACGCCATGACCCCAGAGGATTTCTACCTCTACATGGTAGCGCACCTGACCAAGCACTACGCCCAGGGCGGCACCGGTATCCGCTCCGTCATGGATCTGTGGGTATATCGGCGCTTTTACAGAGAAACTGCCGACTGGAAGGCCATTGGCGATGGGCTTGAGGCCATGGGTCTGAAAGCCTTTGGGGAGAACCTCATGCGTCTGGCCGAAGTCTGGTTTGACGGCCGCCCAGGCGATGCGGTCACCGATGAGATGAGCCGCTTTATTCTGGGCAACGGCACCTACGGCACCACCCAGAATATGGAGCTCTCCGCCTTTACAAAAGTCTACGACGCCCATACAGATTTCCAGACCATTCAGCGCCGCTATTTCTGGCGCACGCTGTTTCCGGGCATGGACCATATGCGCCAGGTCTTTTCCTGGGTGGAGGGCAGGCCTGCGCTGCTGCCGGCAGCATGGGTCATGCGGGGCGTGCGCGCTATGGTCAAAAGGCCAAAACGCACCCTGCACCGTGTGCAGGCAGTGCGCAGCACCTCTGAGGAGGAAGTGGCCAGAGCCAAGGGTTTTTATGAGCGGTCAGGCTTACAGGAGCTGGAACATGAGAAAGAAAGTCATTTATAAGGAGGATGCGGCTGTCGAGGACCTGATCGAGACACTGGCGCTTGAGAAAGGCATACACTTTACACCCGAGCAGTGCGGAGCCCTCCATTACGGCCTCAGCCTGGGCGCGGAGGTGGAGCGCTACGCCGACCCTGTCTATGACGGCGGCCAGCTACGTGAGCTTTTCGAGGCCCAGGCCGCAGGCATCGACACCAGGCTGATGGAAGATCCGACCTACAGCTTCGGCCAGATGCACGAGATCGCCATTGGCCTGAAGGACGGGGTAGACGCCAGCGTTTACGCCAACCCATCCTACACCAGAGAGCACATGTCCTGGATGAGACGCGCCATAAGCCGCGGCATCGACATCAAAAACTATCCCGACTTTTTTAAGAGCGTGTACGCCGCCACCCGCCAGTACAACGCCCTCTGCAATGGGCAGCCCGAGAGCGGTCAGCACCGCTACAGGGTAAAGGCCTGCAGAGTGGTTGAAACCGAGTATGAGATCGTGGTGGAGTGCAGCGACCCTGAAAAGCTGCGGGAAGCCCTTGAGGCCGTTAACGCCATGACCCTGGAAGGCGTCCAGGCGGTCAAAAACAAATTG
The DNA window shown above is from Eubacterium limosum and carries:
- a CDS encoding nucleotidyltransferase domain-containing protein, coding for MIRDEKYYVVELLAAVLKDRQPRPPASGCDWDVVYREARRHSVAGMADYGLEKLAKEEQPPQLVRQSFRQARLTGIAKEATQHVTVTELLKTFDEQGIRALPLKGFVLKYAYPRPDMRLMADVDILVDDANTKAVGKILTGRGFSCEHEGGNHDVYYRKPYMNLEIHRNILPEKYTFGGYFDHIFDRVLLKEGAQCVYAMTPEDFYLYMVAHLTKHYAQGGTGIRSVMDLWVYRRFYRETADWKAIGDGLEAMGLKAFGENLMRLAEVWFDGRPGDAVTDEMSRFILGNGTYGTTQNMELSAFTKVYDAHTDFQTIQRRYFWRTLFPGMDHMRQVFSWVEGRPALLPAAWVMRGVRAMVKRPKRTLHRVQAVRSTSEEEVARAKGFYERSGLQELEHEKESHL